In Gammaproteobacteria bacterium (ex Lamellibrachia satsuma), a single genomic region encodes these proteins:
- a CDS encoding DUF882 domain-containing protein has product MKLQNKISADSQDTISRRRFLSGCAVLASGLIAPSWVAAAARSEARSLAFRHLHTGERLTATYWADGAYLDDGLQEISHLLRDHRTGDAQTIDRDLLDLLHTLKTGLGSNRSFRIISGYRSPHTNAMLRGKSGKSGVAKRSLHMQGKAIDVRLPGTELHNLRKAALALKGGGVGYYPKSDFVHLDTGRVRFW; this is encoded by the coding sequence ATGAAGTTACAGAACAAAATCTCTGCCGATTCTCAAGACACCATCAGTCGTCGCCGCTTTCTGAGTGGTTGCGCCGTTTTGGCCAGTGGTTTGATAGCGCCATCCTGGGTCGCAGCTGCCGCCCGTAGTGAAGCGCGGAGCCTGGCTTTTCGCCATCTGCATACCGGGGAACGGCTGACGGCCACCTACTGGGCCGATGGAGCGTATCTGGATGACGGGCTTCAGGAGATCAGTCATCTGCTTAGAGATCACCGTACCGGGGACGCCCAGACAATCGACCGGGATCTGCTGGATCTGCTGCATACGCTGAAAACAGGGCTCGGCTCCAATCGATCCTTCCGCATCATTTCAGGTTACCGTTCTCCCCATACCAACGCGATGCTGCGGGGCAAGAGTGGGAAGAGTGGCGTGGCCAAGCGCAGCCTGCACATGCAGGGCAAGGCGATCGACGTACGCCTGCCCGGGACTGAGCTTCACAATCTTCGCAAGGCGGCACTGGCGCTGAAGGGCGGTGGTGTCGGTTACTACCCCAAATCAGATTTTGTCCATCTGGATACAGGCCGCGTCCGATTTTGGTAG
- a CDS encoding DNA polymerase II: MPATTGFLLTRHWRDRPNGIDLVFWVHTREGPLRCVYPGQRAVCFIPSEIQLGPDYLPGSSPERKPLDLHGLDGVTVDGLYFSAQKLLQQFRERATVDAIPLYESDIKPHDRYLMERFITAPLEVLGHPVQKADYRELVNPRLRPATITPELSYVSLDIETNAFSSEILSIALSCRGREAILMQGDGADWTTDLPVEWFPGECELLSGFFARLRKWDPDLILGWNVINFDLNTIELRCRYHRLRFDMGRGEEQAAILQPQKTGQVRIASIPGRVVLDGIDNLKAAFWRFDSFALGFVAHKLLGRKKLIEGSEGKVEEILRLFREDKPALAAYNLEDCRLVEAIFEKTDLLNFVIQRSVMTGLPLGRQGGSVAAFDNLYLPRLHRAGAVAPDIGANTDGVSSPGGYVMDSQPGLYENVLVLDFKSLYPSIIRTFLIDPLGLVRPGDDPVPGFLGAGFSRKASILPDIITELWQQRDEAKRQGDRSLSQAIKIIMNSFYGVLGSSGCRFHDARLASSITRRGHEIITTSRDYIEEQGYRVIYGDTDSVFVLLGPDHDEAASKRIGRQLATSLNQWWTDKLQTEYHLESALEIEFETHFIRFVMPTLRGAETGSKKRYAGYVRNGEGEYELVFKGLESVRSDWTPLAQVFQRELYRRVFFTEPWDDYIRETVASLKSGALDEQLVYRKRIRNPLESYQRNVPPHIQAARKLERAGRWISYLITLNGPEPLADLRSPIDYQHYIDRQLAPVADGILHFLGGSFERITTNQMDLF, from the coding sequence ATGCCGGCAACCACTGGATTTTTGCTAACCCGTCACTGGAGAGACAGGCCTAACGGGATCGATCTCGTCTTTTGGGTTCACACCCGGGAAGGGCCACTGCGCTGTGTCTATCCGGGTCAGCGTGCCGTCTGTTTCATTCCATCCGAAATCCAGCTGGGGCCGGATTACCTGCCGGGAAGCTCTCCTGAACGCAAGCCTTTGGATCTGCATGGGCTGGATGGCGTGACCGTCGATGGACTCTACTTTTCTGCACAGAAATTGCTGCAGCAGTTTCGTGAACGGGCCACAGTCGATGCCATTCCCCTCTACGAATCAGACATCAAACCCCATGACCGCTATTTGATGGAGCGTTTTATCACTGCTCCATTGGAGGTGTTGGGTCATCCAGTCCAAAAGGCGGATTATCGGGAGTTGGTCAATCCACGACTGCGCCCAGCGACGATCACTCCCGAACTCAGTTATGTCAGTCTCGATATCGAGACCAATGCATTTAGCAGCGAAATCCTCTCCATCGCCTTGAGTTGCCGGGGTCGCGAGGCCATTTTGATGCAGGGAGATGGAGCGGACTGGACGACCGATCTGCCTGTCGAATGGTTTCCAGGCGAATGTGAACTGCTCAGTGGTTTTTTTGCACGATTGCGAAAGTGGGATCCGGATCTTATCCTGGGTTGGAATGTCATCAACTTCGACCTGAATACCATCGAGTTGCGATGTCGCTACCATCGTTTACGGTTCGACATGGGGCGCGGGGAGGAACAGGCGGCTATTCTGCAGCCCCAGAAGACAGGACAGGTCAGGATCGCCAGCATTCCCGGCAGGGTGGTGCTGGATGGCATCGATAATCTGAAGGCGGCCTTCTGGCGTTTCGACAGTTTTGCCTTGGGTTTTGTGGCGCACAAACTCTTGGGTCGCAAGAAGTTGATCGAAGGGAGTGAGGGTAAGGTCGAGGAGATTCTGCGGCTCTTCCGGGAGGATAAACCTGCGCTGGCGGCCTATAACCTGGAAGATTGTCGACTGGTGGAGGCGATCTTTGAAAAGACCGATCTGCTCAATTTCGTGATTCAGCGATCGGTGATGACGGGTCTGCCACTGGGGCGTCAGGGTGGATCGGTAGCCGCCTTCGACAACCTCTATCTGCCCAGACTCCACCGGGCGGGCGCCGTGGCCCCGGATATCGGCGCCAACACAGACGGCGTTTCCAGTCCCGGCGGTTATGTGATGGACTCCCAGCCGGGACTCTATGAAAATGTACTGGTACTCGATTTCAAGAGTCTCTATCCCAGCATCATCCGCACCTTCCTCATTGATCCGCTCGGTCTGGTCCGTCCGGGTGATGACCCGGTGCCGGGTTTTCTGGGCGCCGGTTTTTCCCGCAAAGCGTCGATTCTGCCGGACATCATCACCGAACTTTGGCAACAGCGTGATGAGGCCAAACGGCAGGGAGACCGTTCACTTTCCCAGGCGATCAAGATCATCATGAACTCCTTTTACGGGGTGCTGGGCTCCAGCGGTTGCCGTTTCCATGACGCTCGTCTGGCCAGCAGCATTACCCGTCGGGGGCATGAGATTATCACTACCAGTCGGGACTACATCGAAGAGCAGGGTTATCGTGTCATCTATGGGGATACCGACTCGGTATTCGTATTGCTTGGGCCGGATCACGACGAAGCGGCGTCAAAGCGTATCGGCCGGCAACTTGCGACCTCCCTCAACCAGTGGTGGACTGACAAACTACAGACTGAATACCATCTGGAGTCGGCCCTGGAGATTGAGTTCGAGACCCACTTCATCCGCTTTGTCATGCCTACCCTCAGGGGAGCGGAAACGGGGAGTAAAAAACGCTACGCGGGTTACGTGCGTAACGGGGAAGGAGAGTACGAACTGGTGTTCAAGGGGTTGGAGAGTGTACGTAGTGACTGGACTCCGTTGGCCCAGGTCTTTCAGCGGGAACTCTACCGGCGGGTCTTTTTCACTGAACCCTGGGACGATTACATTCGGGAGACGGTCGCAAGCCTCAAGTCGGGCGCACTTGATGAACAGCTGGTCTATCGCAAGCGCATCCGCAATCCTTTGGAAAGCTACCAGCGCAACGTGCCGCCTCATATCCAGGCAGCCCGCAAACTGGAGCGGGCGGGCCGCTGGATCAGCTATCTGATCACCCTCAATGGTCCGGAGCCGCTTGCTGATCTGCGGAGTCCCATTGATTATCAACACTACATCGATCGGCAGTTGGCCCCCGTGGCGGATGGCATCCTCCATTTTCTCGGCGGGAGTTTCGAACGTATTACCACCAACCAGATGGACCTGTTTTGA
- a CDS encoding response regulator has protein sequence MGSTKILLVDDDRLVLSTLGEGLRLAGYEVSEADSGETAIELCSRHHHHLVVLDIRMPGIDGVEVARWLRQNSDIPFIFLSAYGDDDVVDRAVAEGALGYLIKPVDPPQLQAAIRAALGRSAEIRQLREKEGQLSQALSGERTVNTAVGILAYRQGLSEHEAFEMLRRHARSNHRKLTEVAEDLVNALETLNSVSSRNA, from the coding sequence ATGGGCAGTACAAAAATCCTCCTGGTCGATGATGACCGTCTGGTTCTCTCCACCTTGGGTGAGGGATTACGCCTCGCTGGTTACGAAGTGTCGGAGGCGGACAGCGGTGAAACCGCCATCGAACTCTGCAGCAGACACCATCACCATCTGGTGGTTCTCGACATACGTATGCCTGGGATAGACGGTGTCGAAGTCGCCCGTTGGCTGCGTCAGAATAGCGACATCCCTTTTATCTTCCTCTCCGCCTACGGCGACGATGACGTGGTGGACCGGGCCGTGGCGGAAGGTGCGCTGGGTTACCTGATCAAACCGGTGGACCCGCCTCAACTCCAGGCCGCAATACGGGCGGCTTTGGGACGCAGCGCCGAGATCCGCCAGTTACGCGAGAAAGAGGGTCAACTGTCACAAGCCCTGAGCGGGGAGCGAACGGTAAACACCGCTGTGGGCATCCTGGCCTATCGCCAAGGCCTAAGTGAACACGAAGCCTTCGAAATGCTGCGCCGCCACGCCCGTTCCAACCATCGCAAGCTCACAGAGGTGGCAGAGGATCTTGTAAACGCACTGGAAACGCTTAACAGCGTATCTTCCAGGAACGCATAG
- a CDS encoding PAS domain S-box protein gives MSATPEEIETNEEHFRRLYEEAPLPYQSLDEEGRILSINRAWEETLGYTREEVLGQSIGKFHAPGQKVKLSQTFAEFLACGLVDRVEILFQCKNGTEKLFSINGRIAHDRQGHFLRTHCILTDITDIQKTEVKLLQKNAELRSLLDTIPAPVYVMDRQLRYESVNQAFLAFMEMSAEQIIGKTDAEIFPPNTARGFESSDCEVIDDGRVFTDLEQAVPDPTGAVRWFSTTKTPVFDTDGAVTGLVGVSFEITEQKQAQERRLDEEQTHRETLIREVHHRIKNHLQGVIGLLHNLSQSGLPAEETLNKAISQIRSIATVYGLQCDTGGERIKISELLLASVNVYRNTRPAHFVLEVDEVCSMELNREESIPVALVINELITNAIKHASPPPGKQPVVIQFGTTDTGVRLQIRNHSKRLPESLDLDTAAMLGTGLKIVRTLLPTKGAKLSLESKSGYVVAELLLEPPVIWGTKES, from the coding sequence ATGAGCGCGACTCCGGAAGAGATCGAAACCAACGAGGAACACTTTCGCCGGCTCTACGAAGAGGCTCCCCTGCCCTACCAAAGCCTGGACGAGGAAGGCAGGATTCTCTCCATCAACCGAGCCTGGGAAGAGACATTGGGTTATACCCGTGAGGAAGTTCTTGGCCAATCCATCGGCAAGTTCCATGCGCCAGGCCAGAAGGTAAAACTCAGCCAAACTTTTGCCGAATTTCTAGCGTGCGGTTTGGTCGACAGGGTCGAAATCCTGTTCCAATGCAAGAACGGCACTGAAAAACTCTTTTCGATAAACGGCCGAATAGCCCACGACAGGCAGGGCCATTTCCTGCGCACCCACTGCATACTCACCGACATCACGGACATCCAAAAAACCGAGGTGAAATTGCTGCAGAAAAACGCTGAGTTGCGCAGCCTGCTCGATACCATTCCCGCTCCCGTCTATGTTATGGATCGCCAACTGCGTTACGAGTCGGTGAACCAGGCATTCCTGGCCTTCATGGAGATGTCTGCAGAACAGATCATCGGTAAAACAGACGCAGAGATTTTTCCCCCGAACACGGCCAGGGGGTTCGAATCCAGTGATTGCGAGGTAATCGATGATGGACGCGTCTTTACAGACCTGGAGCAGGCGGTTCCCGATCCAACAGGCGCCGTCCGCTGGTTCTCCACCACCAAAACCCCGGTGTTCGACACAGATGGTGCAGTGACGGGACTGGTGGGAGTCAGCTTCGAAATCACCGAACAGAAGCAGGCACAGGAGAGGCGCCTGGATGAGGAGCAAACCCACCGCGAAACCCTGATCCGTGAGGTACACCACCGCATCAAGAACCATCTTCAGGGGGTAATTGGGCTGCTGCACAATCTTTCACAGAGCGGCCTCCCTGCCGAGGAGACCCTTAACAAGGCCATCTCCCAGATACGCTCCATTGCCACCGTTTACGGGCTGCAGTGCGACACCGGCGGTGAACGCATAAAGATCAGCGAACTTCTCCTGGCCAGCGTCAATGTCTACCGTAACACTCGCCCCGCACATTTTGTACTGGAGGTCGACGAGGTCTGCTCGATGGAACTGAATCGGGAAGAGTCCATACCTGTTGCCCTGGTGATCAACGAACTGATTACCAACGCGATCAAACACGCTTCACCACCACCCGGGAAGCAACCGGTAGTGATTCAATTTGGCACGACGGATACCGGCGTCCGCCTGCAGATACGTAACCACAGCAAGCGTCTGCCGGAAAGCCTTGATCTCGATACAGCAGCGATGCTTGGGACGGGCCTCAAGATCGTTCGCACGCTGCTGCCGACAAAAGGAGCCAAACTTTCACTTGAGTCCAAATCGGGGTATGTGGTTGCGGAACTGCTGTTGGAACCTCCAGTGATCTGGGGTACAAAAGAGTCGTAA
- a CDS encoding DNA ligase encodes MKKTGTSLVFVLFILPFLAVSADAPNLLLLKKYRPGMEITGWYMSEKLDGVRAYWNGRQLTSRQGNPFAAPDWFTKDFPPFELDGELWIGRGRFEEVASITSRYQPHDGWQRVTYNIFEVPNAPGNLGARLGRLQSYLKQYPVSRIRIIPQTRCSSDDHLQARLAEVEAAGGEGLVLRNPDALYEFSRSRNALKVKRFDDREGRVVGYRPGKGKYTGKVGALWVELEDGRRFYIGTGLSDREREDPPSIGSIITFKHQGYTANGIPRFASFLRIRQKL; translated from the coding sequence ATGAAAAAGACAGGGACGAGTCTTGTTTTTGTGCTGTTTATTCTGCCCTTTCTCGCCGTTTCGGCGGATGCGCCAAACCTTCTTCTGCTGAAAAAATATCGACCGGGGATGGAAATCACCGGCTGGTACATGAGTGAAAAGCTCGACGGGGTGCGGGCCTACTGGAATGGCCGGCAACTCACCTCCCGCCAAGGCAACCCGTTCGCCGCCCCGGACTGGTTCACAAAAGATTTCCCACCTTTCGAACTAGATGGTGAGCTTTGGATCGGCCGGGGGCGGTTTGAGGAGGTTGCCTCCATTACCTCACGCTATCAGCCCCACGATGGCTGGCAACGCGTCACCTACAATATATTCGAGGTGCCCAATGCGCCGGGGAATCTGGGTGCCCGTCTGGGACGGTTACAGAGTTATCTAAAGCAATATCCAGTATCCCGTATTCGTATCATTCCTCAGACGCGTTGTAGTAGCGACGATCACCTGCAGGCTCGGTTGGCCGAGGTGGAAGCCGCAGGTGGCGAGGGTCTGGTCTTGAGGAATCCGGATGCACTCTACGAATTCAGCCGCAGTCGCAATGCACTGAAGGTAAAACGCTTCGATGATCGGGAGGGCAGGGTGGTCGGCTATCGGCCCGGAAAGGGAAAATATACAGGAAAGGTTGGTGCACTCTGGGTGGAACTGGAGGATGGCAGACGTTTCTATATCGGTACCGGCCTGAGTGATCGGGAGCGGGAGGATCCCCCATCGATAGGCTCGATCATCACATTCAAGCATCAAGGCTACACCGCCAACGGGATTCCCCGGTTCGCGTCGTTTCTGCGTATCAGACAGAAACTTTGA
- a CDS encoding WD40 repeat domain-containing protein codes for MRNEQHFKYTALLFSMFFTTINLHAAHGPQHAGSNHLNPGYVNQDGYVSDNIYGVKNLAYYGDWDANRVFIIDVDNMELLKTVEETGDGPYGIDQQGVSKAYALTRKTESVTVVDNYDIENVGQIQLEHKPRSTNFNADTGLSLISGGDKVMTSIIRVDHGVVTKVVGYNELSEPHDYGGSLATGHPLWVDDQRFFMLDRAARQIQLWNRNGDLLSTLAAPTSVHHIFKSPLDSDNDTFFAVAEGNQEAQISPSILRFNIQKKRMIKTGEAILSDYDPEMLNPAEMGAHHADFHPDGIHIYIGSTEGHVFVVNKDSMSVETMIETGVGSGHTTFAPMRDIAFVTNHNDTYMTVIDTTDHSWMKNIEVASSASPDYKSQAHTSAVSPDMKYFYSAASHDGVFFEIDMETLEVTRTLDLGGNALMGSFIWDGDGVNM; via the coding sequence ATGCGGAACGAACAACATTTCAAATACACAGCACTGCTGTTTTCAATGTTCTTTACGACCATAAATCTACATGCCGCACACGGACCTCAACATGCAGGCTCAAACCATCTGAATCCCGGTTATGTTAATCAGGATGGATATGTGAGTGACAATATCTACGGCGTGAAAAATCTGGCCTATTATGGCGACTGGGATGCCAATCGGGTTTTTATTATCGATGTTGATAATATGGAGTTGCTAAAAACCGTTGAGGAGACAGGCGACGGACCATATGGCATCGATCAACAGGGGGTATCCAAAGCTTATGCTTTAACCCGTAAAACAGAGTCTGTGACAGTAGTAGACAATTACGACATTGAAAATGTTGGCCAGATTCAACTGGAGCATAAACCCCGTTCTACTAACTTTAATGCTGACACGGGACTCTCTTTGATATCCGGCGGTGATAAGGTAATGACCAGCATCATACGTGTTGATCATGGCGTGGTTACCAAAGTTGTGGGTTATAATGAACTCTCTGAACCACACGACTATGGTGGTTCACTCGCGACAGGCCACCCTCTCTGGGTGGATGATCAGCGTTTCTTTATGCTCGACCGGGCAGCACGTCAGATTCAGCTCTGGAATCGTAACGGTGACCTTCTCTCAACCCTTGCCGCGCCGACTTCAGTACACCATATTTTCAAGTCACCCTTAGATTCGGATAACGATACTTTCTTCGCAGTTGCTGAGGGTAATCAGGAAGCGCAGATATCACCATCAATCCTGCGTTTTAATATCCAGAAAAAAAGGATGATAAAAACCGGCGAGGCTATCCTCAGCGATTATGATCCTGAAATGCTGAATCCAGCTGAAATGGGAGCCCACCATGCCGACTTCCACCCGGACGGTATCCATATTTATATCGGTTCCACAGAAGGCCACGTTTTTGTTGTCAATAAGGATTCAATGAGTGTTGAAACCATGATTGAGACGGGTGTTGGTTCCGGCCACACAACATTTGCACCGATGCGTGATATCGCATTTGTAACCAATCACAACGACACTTATATGACGGTGATCGATACTACCGATCACAGCTGGATGAAGAACATTGAAGTCGCCAGTTCCGCTTCCCCGGATTACAAGTCGCAAGCACACACTTCAGCGGTCAGTCCGGACATGAAATATTTCTACAGCGCTGCAAGCCATGATGGTGTGTTTTTTGAAATTGACATGGAAACACTCGAAGTCACACGCACACTTGATCTCGGTGGAAATGCCCTCATGGGCAGCTTCATATGGGATGGTGATGGCGTGAATATGTAA
- a CDS encoding GlsB/YeaQ/YmgE family stress response membrane protein yields MGMFTWIILGLIAGILAKLLMPGRDGGGMILTTLLGVAGAFIGGKIGQFAGIGTPSGLDLISIAMATGGAFLLLFVFRLLRGGKSGGDSGDKI; encoded by the coding sequence ATGGGTATGTTCACCTGGATTATTCTTGGTTTGATCGCGGGTATTCTTGCCAAGTTGCTGATGCCTGGCCGGGATGGTGGAGGCATGATTCTCACCACCCTGCTTGGTGTGGCTGGCGCCTTTATTGGTGGCAAGATTGGTCAGTTTGCCGGTATTGGTACGCCCAGCGGCCTCGACCTGATCAGTATCGCCATGGCCACTGGTGGGGCCTTCCTGTTGCTGTTTGTTTTTCGTCTGTTGCGCGGCGGCAAAAGCGGGGGTGACAGTGGAGATAAGATCTGA
- a CDS encoding peptidylprolyl isomerase — protein MSTAAEGNTVKIHYTGTLDDGTQFDSSAGREPLEFALGSGQVIPGFDNAVSGMAVGEKKTVDILPEDAYGERHEEMVQEVPREALGDDMEPEVGMPLQAQGPDGQVFDLVIIEVAEETVRVDGNHPLAGRTLTFDIELVEIA, from the coding sequence ATGAGCACGGCAGCAGAAGGCAATACCGTCAAGATCCACTATACCGGCACGCTGGATGATGGCACCCAATTCGACAGTTCAGCAGGGCGCGAGCCACTGGAGTTCGCTTTGGGCAGCGGTCAGGTAATCCCTGGTTTTGACAATGCCGTTAGCGGCATGGCCGTTGGCGAGAAAAAGACCGTCGATATTCTGCCTGAAGATGCCTATGGCGAACGCCACGAAGAGATGGTACAGGAGGTACCCCGCGAGGCGCTGGGCGATGACATGGAACCCGAGGTTGGCATGCCGCTACAGGCGCAGGGCCCTGATGGTCAAGTCTTCGATCTTGTCATCATTGAGGTGGCAGAAGAGACGGTTCGCGTGGATGGCAACCACCCCCTCGCCGGCAGGACTCTGACATTCGACATCGAACTGGTAGAGATCGCCTGA
- a CDS encoding hydrolase has protein sequence MIKRSAFKSAWWLPGPHLQTLWPVLARRRPDYSSVNERIELPDGDFLDIVWHDEQPGESVLVLHGLEGSIDSHYAGTLLQALELQGFNPVFMHFRGCSGEPNRLPRGYHSGETGDLDTIARLIEQRTDRPLSAAIGFSLGGNVLLKWLAEKSSDCRLKTAIAVSVPFRLGDCAARLERGLSRHYQNHLLRRMRRSYKARFSRIPSPLSVDVDRLDSFRTFDDEVTAPLHGFAGVDDYYGRSSSRQYLKQIEIPTLILHAEDDPFMWAGTIPDADELSSSVTLELSAHGGHVGFVAGVLPWRPRYWLEERIIDHLREVL, from the coding sequence ATGATAAAACGCAGCGCATTCAAATCCGCCTGGTGGCTGCCGGGGCCTCACCTGCAGACCCTCTGGCCGGTGCTGGCACGCCGTCGTCCTGATTATTCGTCGGTGAACGAAAGAATCGAGCTGCCGGATGGTGATTTTCTGGATATCGTCTGGCATGACGAACAGCCAGGGGAGAGTGTGCTGGTGCTGCACGGACTGGAGGGCTCGATAGATTCCCACTATGCCGGGACCTTGCTGCAGGCGCTTGAATTACAGGGCTTCAATCCCGTATTTATGCACTTCAGGGGTTGCAGTGGAGAGCCCAACCGGTTGCCCCGTGGTTATCATTCGGGAGAAACGGGGGATCTTGACACTATTGCCAGGTTGATAGAGCAGCGAACGGACAGGCCATTAAGTGCAGCCATTGGTTTCTCTCTGGGAGGAAACGTCCTGCTTAAATGGTTGGCTGAAAAGTCTTCTGACTGCAGGCTGAAAACAGCGATTGCCGTCTCTGTGCCATTCCGCTTGGGGGACTGTGCCGCACGGCTTGAACGGGGACTCAGCAGGCACTATCAGAATCATCTTCTGAGAAGAATGAGACGATCTTACAAAGCACGCTTCAGCCGCATTCCATCCCCACTATCCGTCGATGTCGATCGGCTGGACAGCTTTAGAACGTTTGATGATGAAGTTACAGCCCCACTGCATGGCTTTGCCGGGGTAGATGATTATTACGGCCGGTCAAGCTCACGGCAGTATCTCAAGCAGATTGAAATACCCACCCTGATTCTGCATGCCGAAGATGATCCCTTCATGTGGGCAGGGACGATTCCAGACGCCGATGAACTCTCCTCTTCAGTCACCCTGGAGTTGTCGGCTCACGGAGGCCATGTGGGCTTTGTCGCAGGTGTGCTCCCATGGCGTCCAAGATACTGGTTGGAAGAACGGATCATCGATCATCTACGGGAAGTGTTGTGA
- a CDS encoding SufE family protein: MNEIDEIVDNFEFLDDWEQRYQYLVELGEALPPLPDRFKTEENWVKPCMSTVHVYAEVIPGQMGLIRFRGDCDTAIIKGVLAVLVDLLSSHTLEEIRAMDVDDLFKRLHLAEHLSPNRHVGIYAIVNKMVERAEALADLNASNVA, encoded by the coding sequence ATGAATGAAATCGATGAAATTGTAGACAACTTCGAGTTTCTCGACGACTGGGAACAGCGCTACCAATATCTGGTGGAACTGGGTGAGGCGCTCCCTCCCCTGCCAGATAGATTCAAGACCGAAGAGAACTGGGTCAAACCCTGCATGAGCACCGTACATGTCTATGCTGAGGTCATACCTGGACAGATGGGTTTGATCCGGTTTCGCGGTGACTGTGACACTGCGATCATCAAGGGTGTGCTGGCGGTGTTGGTTGATCTGCTCTCCAGCCACACACTCGAAGAGATTCGTGCCATGGATGTCGATGACTTGTTCAAACGACTGCATCTGGCAGAGCATCTCAGCCCAAACCGGCATGTGGGCATCTACGCCATTGTGAATAAGATGGTTGAGCGGGCTGAAGCGCTGGCTGACCTAAATGCCTCAAACGTTGCCTGA
- the sufD gene encoding Fe-S cluster assembly protein SufD has translation MSEQSPSIAGYRLAADRLIDKLPVGDGLWLTDKRRAAACRFSELRFPDARQEDWRYTNIKGLLEKGFFVDDDTPRSFAPHTVKRQFLNEPVAGRLVFVDGLFQHELSDTDLEGVQLSSLNSVMTAGDQTVLKALGSLSGIGDHGFAALNMATMQDGAVIRIGTGVNLEQPIELLYLTSRAAASFSLCPRHLIILEEDAKATLVERYLSLDEDEHFTNLVCEIVLGERAHLHHQRVEQESPQAYHLSELYLGLDAKAEYRLVSTSLGAGWSRTKINSRFTAPGANCELDGLYLAGDGQLVDYHLNIDHAVPECSSRENFKGILTGQGRAVFDGRILVREQAQKSDAHLSNANLMLSRHAEIDTKPQLEILADDVQCSHGTTVGQLDSEALFYLRSRGLNMEQARRLLCLGFASEILERFESESLRQQLCDVIRQRLETSIIES, from the coding sequence GTGAGTGAACAGTCTCCATCAATAGCCGGCTATCGACTGGCCGCTGACCGCCTCATCGACAAACTGCCAGTGGGTGACGGCCTCTGGCTGACAGATAAACGCCGCGCTGCAGCCTGTCGATTCAGCGAGCTGAGGTTCCCCGATGCCCGCCAGGAGGACTGGCGCTACACCAACATCAAGGGGCTGCTGGAAAAAGGCTTTTTTGTAGACGACGACACACCCCGCAGCTTCGCCCCGCACACAGTGAAACGCCAGTTCCTCAACGAACCGGTAGCCGGACGACTGGTTTTTGTCGATGGGCTGTTTCAGCACGAGCTTTCCGATACCGACCTGGAAGGGGTGCAACTGAGCAGTCTGAACAGCGTCATGACGGCAGGAGACCAAACGGTACTCAAGGCCCTGGGATCACTCTCAGGAATCGGCGATCACGGTTTTGCCGCCCTTAACATGGCGACGATGCAGGATGGCGCGGTCATACGTATCGGCACCGGAGTCAATCTTGAGCAGCCCATCGAGTTACTCTATCTGACCTCCCGGGCAGCTGCCAGTTTCAGCCTGTGCCCCCGCCATCTGATCATCCTGGAGGAGGATGCCAAGGCTACCCTGGTGGAACGTTATCTCTCTCTGGATGAAGACGAACACTTCACCAACCTGGTGTGTGAGATTGTGTTGGGCGAACGGGCGCATCTTCACCATCAGCGGGTCGAGCAGGAGAGTCCCCAAGCTTATCATCTCAGTGAACTCTATCTCGGTTTAGACGCAAAGGCTGAATACCGGCTGGTAAGTACATCTCTCGGCGCCGGTTGGTCACGCACCAAGATCAACAGCCGCTTTACCGCACCTGGCGCCAACTGCGAATTGGACGGCCTCTATCTGGCAGGCGACGGCCAGCTGGTAGATTATCATCTGAACATAGATCATGCCGTGCCGGAATGCAGCAGCCGGGAGAATTTCAAAGGCATACTCACCGGCCAGGGTCGCGCCGTCTTCGATGGCCGAATACTGGTGCGCGAACAGGCGCAGAAGAGCGACGCTCACCTCTCCAATGCCAATCTGATGCTCTCACGCCACGCCGAGATCGATACCAAACCCCAGTTGGAGATCCTGGCAGACGACGTGCAGTGCAGCCACGGCACCACCGTAGGCCAGCTGGATTCAGAGGCCCTCTTCTACCTGCGTTCAAGGGGCCTGAATATGGAACAGGCCCGACGCCTGCTCTGTCTTGGTTTCGCCAGTGAAATACTCGAACGCTTCGAATCAGAGTCCCTGCGTCAGCAGCTCTGTGATGTGATTCGGCAACGCCTGGAAACATCGATAATTGAATCATGA